In Leptolyngbya subtilissima AS-A7, the genomic window ATACATCGTTTTTGAAAAGGAACAGGGCAAGGTCGTCGGAGCACTCTATACTCCTCAATCGGAATTTGCCTGCTTTACAGGAGAGCAGAAGGGGAATCAGTTAGAGGTTAAAGCTGTCCCATCCGAGGCTCCTCAAGGTTTTGAGGCGACCGCTAAACTCAGCGAACTTCATCGCATCGATTCCCACAGCACGAATGACCAGCGCATTCTCTCGATCTGCAAGCAGGATGCAACTAGTGTTAATTGATAGCCTCAGTTGCCTTACGAGAAACAGGGCGCCGAAGGAGGCTCCACAGTTTCATCACAAAGAGGTGATTCAGGTCAGATTAAAGGGTCATGAATTGTGACAGGGGCACTATTCCCCTAGAAGGGAGTGGCTAATTCTTTCAGCAGCAGGGAACATAGGGCATGAAATGGGTTCTAAGGCTCTGTGGGCGTCCTTAACGGTAAATTCCTACAGCAGGGAAAATATGTTGTTGAACAGGAACTAGGCCGCGGTGGCTTTGGCATCACCTACAAAGCCAGAAATACCGTGCTGGCACAAGTTGTGGTGCTGAAGACGATCAACGATGCGTTGCATCAAGAACCCCAATTTGAGGAGCACCAGAGGCATTTCTAGGATGAAGCCAAACGGCTAGCCCGGTGCTCCCACCCCAACATCGTGCGGGTAATTGACTTCTTTGTAGAAGACAGTTTGCCTCACATCGTAATGGACTACGTTCCTGGTCAGACCCTGGACAAGCTAGTTCAGTCAGGCCGCCCGCTTCCTGAGACTACGGCGCTTTACTACATCCGCCAAGTCAGTGAAGCTGTTGAGGCGATTCACCAAGCAGGGTTACTTCATCGAGACATCAAGCCTCAAAACCTGATTCTCCGACCCGAAACCCAGCAGGTAGTGCTAATCGACTTTGGCATTGCCCGAGAGTTCACCCCAGGGGTTACCCAAGCCCACACTCATCTCGTCTCCGAAGGGTACGCCCCTGTAGAGCAGTATCTTCAGCAGGCTCGGCGATCGCCAGCAACCGATGTCTACGGTTTAGCTGCCACACTCTACACCCTCTTAACAGGCCAAGTTCCTACTGCCGCGCTTTTGCGAGCTAGAGATCCCCTCCAGTCTTCCCACGAGCTTCAGCCTTCAGTAAGCCCTGATGTCAGTGCTGCTGTGATGCGGGGCATGGCCGTGGAACCTGAGGAGCGACCTCAGCGCATAAGCGATTGGTTAGCCTTGTTGCCGATCGCTTCCCATAGCACTCAGGTCTCGTCTGTACCCCCTAGCCAGCGTCCAACCGTTGTGGTGGCTCCGCAGTACCGTCCTACCATACCAGCCGGGCCTGGAAATGCGACGGTTTCTGCGGAGCAACTGGGCAGAGGCTCTGTGGTGCAGGACGTAAACCCGCCTTCGCAGCCATCACGGAGGAGAGCGAGTAGCTCCTGGTGGTTGCCCGTAGCGGTTGCTCTAAGCGTATTTCTCCCACTCCTGCTGAGCTACAGCTGGTGGCGCAGCCAAACTACCGCTACCCCATCACCTGCGCCAGAGACTGTTACACCCCCCTCTACTGCCAGTGAACCAACCCCTACAGAGGAGTCTAGCCCTCAGCCTACAAATGAAGTTCAGGAGGCTTTACCCACCCCAGCTGCACCTGAGGTGATGACTCCACAAGCAGAGCCTCCGCTTGCAGAGACGCCAATAGAGCCTCCACCTGCAGAGACGCCAGTGGTGCCTGATCAAGCTGTTGAAGTACCTGACGATCAAGTCCAAGCTGGCCCTGAGACCAGTGAGGAGGCGCGTCGAGCGCAGGAGCAAGCTCGAGAGGAGACACGCCGGCAGGAAGAACTGGCTAGGGAAGAAGCGCGCCGGCAGGAAGAGCAAGCTCGAGAAGAAGAAAAACGAAACGAAGAGCGAGAAAGAGAAGAACAGAGAGGGGAGCGAGAGTAAAAAGCCACAAATTAAGAGAATTAAGAGCGCTAGAAACGCTTATTCTCTTTTAAGAATTTTTATGACAATTTCCCGAAGCCATACATGCCAACAGTAGAACTGATCTAGTTCATTTTCATACATTTTCATAGGTGTTGGGATAAGTAGTCGGTTCTTTGAACCCAAGGTCTCTACCTTGGGCTTCTCTTCATTAGGTGCATTGCTTCTACTCTGTGCGGGGTTTCTGTTGGCCGCGCCTAGTCAAGCTCAATCTGCTCAAGACTTGCCAGATTCAGTGCAGAGCCAGCTCAAGGACGACGATGACAACGGCGACGATGATGACGATGATGGCGAGGACAGAGGTGGCACATCAACGACAACTACAACCACAGCGATGGTTACTCAAACTACCTTTACTGATGTTTCAACAAGCTACTGGGCCAGGGATTTTATCTACCGCCTCAGCAGCATTAACATAGTACGAGGATTTCCTAACGGACAGTTCCTCCCCAGTAGTACTCTGACCCAGGCTCAGTTTGCAGCAATTGTCTCTCAGGCGTTCCAGCAGCCCACCGTTCGTGAGGTGGGGACCATTCGCAGCCTATCGCGTAGTTACTGGGCCTACCAATCGATCCAGAAAGCCTACTCAATGGGCTTCGTCAACATCTCCAATAGAACATTTAACCCCAATCAGACACTGACCCGATTGGACCTATTGGTCCAGCTAGCACAAGGGTTAGGTATCACCGAAGTTTCATCCGGTCAGTCTGTAGATCAACTGCTGAACGTCTTTACCGATGCCAATACGATTCCTAGCGAGTACCGAGTCATCATCGCGGCCCTGGTAGAGCGAGGCATCTTAGTGAACTATCCTCAGCTGCGTACTCTTAACCTCACGCAAAGGGTAACTCGGGCAGAGACCTGCGGGTTCATTTATCAAGCGCTGGCGTACCTGGGCCGGGTTGAGGCCGTTCAGTCGGCTTACATTGTCAACACCGCTAATCTGCCAAACGTTTCAAACACAGGCACCACGACCACAACTGGTACGACTACAACCGGTACGACTACAACTGACACCACCACTACGGGCACAACTGGAACTGAGTCGGTTTCAAGTGGGGATGTGATCACGCTCTCTAACGGCTATCGCATTACGTTGCTAGAGGTTAGCTACACATCAACAACGTCTACCTAGCGCTACTACATGGAGGAATTGCCTCAGGCTCAGGACTTGAGTAACTGGGTGCTAGGGTTGCCTAGCTGCGCTCGAGTTGTGAATGCGACTCCCAACGGGGAACTAGTGAATCCAGATCCCAATGCTCGGATTAGTGGCATCAAGTGGCAGCCGGGGGGCGGATTCACAGCAGGTGAGTTCTCCGTGACGCTTGAAGGTCGCTTTGCCGTCGGTCAAGTTAGTGTTGCCGCTAAAGGCCCGGATGTCGTTGGTGGAACTCTGAGTGGGCCTTCCTGCAATCTACGTTCTTAGCCAGCCTCAAACTATAAACCGTGCTCTAAAGACGGGCACCAACCTCAAGGCAAACGTACCCTAAACTCAAAAGGCCCCATCCCCTTAAAGTAGTGGGTGGGGCCTTTCTTGCGCTAACTACTGCAGAATATTCTCGAGTAGTTGCCTGCGCGCGCAACCAATCAAAAACTGCTACTTCCCCTGGGTCACGAGCATCAACATGTAGTCAAGGGCTTCCTGGGTCATGGCAGCCAGCAGCTTCTCCATAATGGCGACATTGATATCTTGCCCCGGCTTGAACTTGCTAGTCTGCGCCGCACTAACGTCGCTACGGTTGAGCAGGTCAGAGCCCCGTAGCTCATAGCGGAACATGGCTTTATGAAGAGCAGTAGAGAATTTCATGGAGCTATTCGTCAACATCGGCGTCTGGTAGATGGTCTCCATCTGTTCAAAGCACCATTCACAGTACGCCATACACTCTACGCAACATTCTCTACCCCAGGGCGAAACAAAAGCCCCAGGCCTAGCTGGGCGGCTTCACCACGCCAGCCGGATGGCAGCAGCTTCTGGGCACTGACCGCACCGGCATAGCTAAGTTAGAGAAGTTGCTAGGAGCACAGTGAGTCAGCACTATAATCAGTTAAGTAAATACTGACTGATCAACTTCATCTAAAAAATTGTCGATTAGGGTACGGACTAAGGTACTAATGTCGGTGTCGAGATTTTGGGCAACTGCTTTTAGTTATCAATGCCGACTTTTCACCAGGTCAACCGTCAACCTTACCCGTGGCTTGCCTCGACGGCTTTGAACTCTGCAAGTACTAACGCCGTTAGATCGGACTGCTTAGGGGATGCTGGCTACGATTGCTATCATCTGAGCCGATTGCTTGCAGCTTGGCCCGCCGCTGGTCACCTTCAGCCAGTGCGGTAGCCTCACGGTTCAGCTCGATTGCGGCGCATATCTGAGCCGCTGTGGCAGCGCTATTTGCTGCGATCGAGGGCCTTCACCACGTAGTCAGGCAGCGGTTCTGCTGTAGGTGTAGGGCCGTCGGCGAAGGTAATCAGCCTCACGTAGCTGGCCTCGCCATCTTCGCCCTTTCCCATACTGCGGCTGAACCAAATCGCCGCCCCAAATTTGGGGTTACTGCCACTGCGGCGGGTGTAATGATGGCCCATCCACCAGATGACAGTAGGGCCGTGGTTGTCGTGAGCTACCTCGATCGCACCGATCGCAGCCACCCAGCCATCTTTGTAGGCCAATAATGGACGCTTCCAATTGGGCGGGTTGGCTGCGGCGATCGCCATCGTGGCGACTTCAATCTGCTTCAGTGCGCGGGCTAGGTCGGCGGTGTTGTCGGTCATGGTTGTGAGTAGGTGAGGTGTGCGGTGGTAGGGGCCAGCCCTAGGGAGGTCTATGCTGCAATCGGGCGGGCGATTGGCCAGGTGTCTACTACTTCATGCCTGGGGTAATGCTGGTCAACGTGGGCCGCGATTGCGGCCTAGTTTCCCCAACCAAAGTAGTCACCACTGACTATCTCTATGTTGAACCCCTTCACAGGGTTTGACCTCCTGCTTTATGGGCAGTGACAACGTGATACCACTAAGTAGCGGGGCGACGGCTAGAGCCTTCTCTAGCTCTCGCTCTTGGGTAGCAAATGTCAGATTGAGAAAGTCGAAATTGTAAGGGTCTTTGAG contains:
- a CDS encoding S-layer homology domain-containing protein yields the protein MAAPSQAQSAQDLPDSVQSQLKDDDDNGDDDDDDGEDRGGTSTTTTTTAMVTQTTFTDVSTSYWARDFIYRLSSINIVRGFPNGQFLPSSTLTQAQFAAIVSQAFQQPTVREVGTIRSLSRSYWAYQSIQKAYSMGFVNISNRTFNPNQTLTRLDLLVQLAQGLGITEVSSGQSVDQLLNVFTDANTIPSEYRVIIAALVERGILVNYPQLRTLNLTQRVTRAETCGFIYQALAYLGRVEAVQSAYIVNTANLPNVSNTGTTTTTGTTTTGTTTTDTTTTGTTGTESVSSGDVITLSNGYRITLLEVSYTSTTST
- a CDS encoding single-stranded DNA-binding protein, coding for MTDNTADLARALKQIEVATMAIAAANPPNWKRPLLAYKDGWVAAIGAIEVAHDNHGPTVIWWMGHHYTRRSGSNPKFGAAIWFSRSMGKGEDGEASYVRLITFADGPTPTAEPLPDYVVKALDRSK